The following are encoded together in the Deinococcus soli (ex Cha et al. 2016) genome:
- a CDS encoding AraC family transcriptional regulator, translated as MGNDRETGSDSQHPPSPALAPPRPLRFAPVLWRALLAATRDLPPTHPLTRHLRHWRAELDAAQPPPQLNAPQVNTLIRAALPGLPPHAPGLEIGAAQTLTAFGPAGFAMMTAPTVGDALHIGLRFQHLIGTPLILRATQHPGELHLHLRAGAELHADVERFLTEEFIASLLGILRQETGRDLRPHRTDLTGPSPPLDGRLRYHAAFGPVTFGAPHSTVVLPGAWLTLPLLRADPATHRDALAWCGRLTHAAPPQSDQTFDAQLRDCLRLQPPHDRDLGTVAALLGLHPRTVRHRLSRLGTTFREVRAGVLLDEAREWLTHTPDSTETVAQRLGFSDARSFRRALKAWTGHTPQELRQHPDRE; from the coding sequence ATGGGCAATGATCGGGAGACCGGATCGGACAGCCAGCACCCACCATCACCAGCCCTGGCGCCGCCGCGCCCGCTGCGGTTCGCGCCCGTCCTGTGGCGCGCCCTGCTCGCCGCCACGCGCGACCTCCCCCCCACGCACCCCCTGACGCGGCACCTGCGGCACTGGCGCGCGGAACTGGACGCCGCGCAACCCCCACCGCAACTGAACGCCCCGCAGGTGAACACCCTGATCCGCGCGGCCCTGCCCGGCCTGCCCCCCCACGCACCCGGCCTCGAGATCGGCGCCGCGCAGACCCTGACCGCCTTCGGCCCCGCCGGGTTCGCCATGATGACCGCCCCCACCGTCGGCGACGCCCTGCACATCGGCCTGCGCTTCCAGCACCTGATCGGCACGCCCCTGATCCTGCGCGCCACCCAGCACCCGGGCGAACTGCACCTGCACCTGCGCGCCGGGGCGGAACTGCACGCCGACGTGGAACGCTTCCTGACCGAGGAATTCATCGCCAGCCTGCTCGGCATCCTCCGCCAGGAGACCGGGCGCGACCTGCGCCCCCACCGCACCGACCTGACCGGGCCGTCCCCACCGCTGGACGGCCGCCTGCGCTACCACGCGGCGTTCGGCCCCGTCACGTTCGGCGCGCCGCACAGCACCGTCGTCCTGCCCGGCGCGTGGCTGACCCTGCCCCTGCTGCGCGCCGACCCCGCCACGCACCGCGACGCCCTGGCGTGGTGCGGCCGCCTGACCCACGCGGCCCCCCCGCAGTCCGACCAGACCTTCGACGCGCAACTGCGCGACTGCCTGCGCCTCCAGCCACCCCACGACCGCGACCTGGGCACCGTCGCCGCGCTGCTGGGCCTACACCCCCGCACGGTCCGCCACCGCCTGTCCCGCCTGGGCACCACCTTCCGCGAGGTCCGCGCCGGGGTGCTCCTCGACGAGGCCCGCGAGTGGCTGACCCACACCCCGGACTCGACCGAGACGGTCGCGCAGCGCCTGGGCTTCAGCGACGCCCGCAGCTTCCGCCGCGCCCTGAAAGCCTGGACGGGCCACACCCCACAGGAACTCCGCCAGCACCCCGACAGGGAGTGA
- a CDS encoding SMI1/KNR4 family protein, with the protein MWRWLLPLLIVPAIPYATTGVWADRPPPLEIRRVTPVTLPEPRDIPELLARLDAWVAREVPLHHATLRPGVTDAALDAFEVRQGVTLPPALRALYRWHDGGDLFGLKFLSLEHLEFQRVAWAELAADRMTDLDEVVVSHPPGAIRLLYATGDWLPFLHDGGGNHVALDLHPGPTGRPGQVITTGRDEEHRFVLAPDLDTFLREYLRRLESGRVTVRRLSGFHDETWEVRLQEPGGRAPDGYVVLADLFPAFGAAPERMDTRPH; encoded by the coding sequence ATGTGGCGCTGGCTGCTGCCCCTGCTGATCGTCCCGGCGATCCCGTACGCCACGACGGGCGTGTGGGCGGACCGCCCGCCGCCATTGGAGATACGCCGCGTGACACCCGTGACCCTGCCCGAACCCCGTGACATTCCCGAACTGCTGGCCCGCCTGGACGCCTGGGTGGCGCGCGAGGTCCCGCTGCACCACGCCACGCTGCGCCCCGGCGTGACGGACGCCGCGCTGGACGCCTTCGAGGTGCGGCAGGGCGTGACGCTGCCCCCGGCCCTGCGCGCCCTGTACCGCTGGCATGACGGCGGCGACCTGTTCGGCCTGAAATTCCTGAGCCTGGAGCATCTGGAATTCCAGCGGGTGGCGTGGGCGGAACTCGCCGCCGACCGCATGACCGATCTGGACGAGGTCGTGGTGTCGCACCCGCCCGGCGCGATCCGCCTGCTGTATGCCACGGGCGACTGGCTGCCGTTCCTGCACGACGGGGGCGGGAACCACGTGGCGCTCGATCTTCATCCCGGCCCGACTGGGCGGCCAGGGCAGGTCATCACGACGGGCCGCGACGAGGAACACCGGTTCGTGCTGGCGCCCGATCTCGACACCTTCCTGCGGGAGTACCTGCGCCGCCTGGAATCAGGCCGGGTGACGGTGCGGCGCCTGAGCGGTTTTCATGACGAGACCTGGGAGGTGCGCCTTCAGGAACCCGGCGGACGCGCCCCGGACGGGTACGTCGTGCTGGCAGACCTGTTCCCCGCGTTCGGCGCGGCCCCCGAGCGCATGGACACCCGCCCCCACTGA
- a CDS encoding endonuclease III domain-containing protein, protein MHGTLRPEYGERPLKPRREPLHELISTILSQRTTHADEEAAYRELRTLGDWDAIIAAPVEAVAHAIRRSNYPESKAPRIQATLAALRDSPGGYDLNFLRDLPVKDALKFLTDLPGVGIKTASLVLLFNFARPVFPVDTHVHRVTTRVGAIPKMGEQAAHRALLKLLPPDPAFLYELHVNLLRHGQRVCSWYDPKCGACVLRSRCDAHAQYGDGVPAWKG, encoded by the coding sequence ATGCACGGCACCCTGCGGCCCGAGTACGGCGAGCGCCCCCTGAAGCCCCGCCGGGAGCCGCTGCACGAACTGATCAGCACGATCCTCTCACAGCGCACCACGCACGCCGACGAGGAAGCCGCGTACCGGGAACTGCGGACGCTGGGCGACTGGGACGCCATCATCGCCGCGCCCGTGGAGGCCGTGGCGCACGCCATCCGCCGCAGCAACTACCCCGAGAGCAAGGCCCCGCGCATCCAGGCGACCCTGGCCGCGCTGCGCGACTCGCCCGGCGGGTACGACCTGAACTTCCTGCGCGACCTGCCCGTCAAGGACGCCCTGAAATTCCTGACGGACCTGCCCGGCGTGGGCATCAAGACCGCCAGCCTGGTGCTGCTGTTCAATTTTGCCCGCCCGGTGTTCCCGGTGGACACGCACGTCCACCGCGTCACGACCCGTGTGGGCGCCATCCCGAAGATGGGCGAACAGGCCGCGCACCGCGCCCTCCTGAAGCTGCTGCCGCCCGACCCGGCGTTCCTGTACGAACTGCACGTGAACCTGCTCCGGCACGGGCAGCGGGTCTGCTCGTGGTACGACCCGAAGTGCGGCGCGTGCGTCCTGCGTTCCCGCTGCGACGCCCACGCCCAGTACGGGGATGGGGTGCCCGCCTGGAAGGGTTGA
- a CDS encoding dihydrolipoamide acetyltransferase family protein, protein MKEVLLPELAESVVEGEILKWLVQEGDTIALEQPLCEVMTDKVTVELPSPVAGVLSRRLAGEGDVVAVHAAIALIDETGGAAAAPAPAATAPAPAAEPLSTQAQEEREQVGGSIVEAGHLQKGADDDSTSLFKAFSSDEKVQVQGLGARQLSAPAAPTQPTRADGRVLAVPAARQLARELNLDLTQVRGSGPNGRIRVSDVLAHQGINQGQSAPAQPAAPAQAPAQAAQPAAAPAAKAPAAGGLPVAPVQYRTPKGYEHLEDRVPLRGMRRAISNQMQASHLYTVRTLTVDEVNLSKLVEFRARVKDDAAAAGVKLSYLPFIFKAVAAALRKFPSLNTSFDEATQEIVQKRYYNIGMAVATDAGLTVPVLKDVNHKSVFDLAREVSDLAVRAQGGKLQADELAGSTFSVTNIGSIGALFSFPIINVPDAAILGIHSIQKRPIVDEYDNIVVAHMMYLSLSFDHRLVDGAEAARFCKEVIRLLENPDRLMLEAM, encoded by the coding sequence ATGAAAGAAGTGCTGCTGCCCGAACTGGCCGAGAGCGTCGTCGAGGGTGAAATCCTGAAATGGCTGGTGCAGGAGGGCGACACCATCGCCCTGGAACAACCCCTGTGCGAGGTCATGACCGACAAGGTCACCGTGGAACTCCCCAGCCCGGTCGCCGGGGTGCTCAGTAGGCGCCTCGCTGGCGAGGGGGACGTGGTGGCCGTGCACGCCGCCATCGCCCTGATCGACGAGACCGGCGGGGCCGCCGCTGCCCCCGCACCTGCCGCCACTGCCCCCGCCCCCGCTGCTGAGCCGCTGAGCACGCAGGCGCAGGAGGAACGCGAGCAGGTGGGCGGCAGCATCGTCGAGGCCGGACACCTCCAGAAGGGGGCCGACGACGATTCCACCAGCCTCTTCAAGGCGTTCTCCAGTGACGAGAAGGTGCAGGTGCAGGGCCTCGGCGCGCGTCAGCTATCCGCCCCCGCCGCCCCCACCCAGCCGACCCGCGCGGACGGCCGCGTGCTGGCCGTGCCCGCCGCGCGGCAGCTGGCGCGCGAACTGAACCTCGACCTGACGCAGGTGCGTGGCAGTGGCCCCAACGGCCGCATCCGCGTGAGCGACGTGCTGGCCCACCAGGGCATCAACCAGGGCCAGTCGGCCCCCGCGCAGCCCGCCGCCCCGGCCCAGGCGCCCGCACAGGCCGCCCAGCCCGCCGCTGCCCCCGCCGCGAAGGCCCCCGCTGCGGGCGGCCTGCCCGTCGCGCCCGTGCAGTACCGCACGCCCAAGGGCTACGAGCACCTTGAAGACCGCGTGCCGCTGCGGGGCATGCGCCGCGCCATCAGCAACCAGATGCAGGCCAGCCACCTGTACACGGTGCGCACCCTGACGGTGGACGAGGTGAACCTCAGCAAACTCGTCGAGTTCCGCGCGCGCGTCAAGGACGACGCCGCCGCGGCTGGCGTGAAGCTGTCGTACCTGCCGTTCATCTTCAAGGCCGTCGCCGCAGCGCTGCGGAAGTTCCCCAGCCTGAACACCAGCTTCGATGAGGCCACTCAGGAGATCGTCCAGAAGCGCTACTACAACATCGGCATGGCCGTCGCCACCGACGCGGGCCTGACCGTGCCCGTCCTGAAGGACGTGAACCACAAGAGCGTCTTCGACCTCGCCCGGGAAGTCAGCGACCTCGCCGTGCGCGCCCAGGGCGGCAAACTCCAGGCGGACGAACTGGCGGGCAGCACCTTCAGCGTCACGAACATCGGCTCGATCGGCGCACTGTTCTCCTTCCCGATCATCAACGTGCCCGACGCCGCCATCCTGGGCATCCACTCCATCCAGAAGCGGCCCATCGTGGACGAGTACGACAACATCGTCGTGGCGCACATGATGTACCTCAGCCTGTCCTTCGATCACCGCCTCGTGGACGGCGCCGAGGCCGCGCGCTTCTGCAAGGAAGTCATCCGCCTGCTCGAAAATCCCGACCGGCTGATGCTCGAAGCGATGTAA
- a CDS encoding alpha-ketoacid dehydrogenase subunit beta translates to MTATQTRPEAAPMTTGRTINLIQAVTEAIAEEMERDSRVVLFGEDVGARGGVFMATAGLQERFGKNRVFDTPLSEASIVGAAVGMAVRGLRPIAEIQFADYMGPGFDQIISQAAKIRYRSGGQFTAPMVIRTPSGGGVKGGHHHSQSPESYYTHTPGLKVVMPSTPYDAKGLLKAALRGEDPVIYFEPKRLYRAAKGEVPDHDYVVKLGEAAIRREGSDLSLIGYGGVMPDLEKAADALAAEGVSVEVIDLRSLVPWDRDRVLTSVQKTGRAVLVSEAPRISNFMGEVAYVIQEQAFDSLTAPVGQVAGFDTPYPYVQDKVYLPGANRIVAACVQALNY, encoded by the coding sequence GTGACCGCCACCCAGACCCGCCCGGAGGCTGCCCCCATGACGACCGGCCGAACCATCAACCTCATCCAGGCCGTCACCGAGGCCATCGCCGAGGAGATGGAACGCGACTCAAGGGTCGTGCTGTTCGGCGAGGACGTCGGCGCGCGCGGCGGCGTGTTCATGGCCACCGCCGGACTTCAGGAACGCTTCGGCAAGAACCGCGTGTTCGACACGCCCCTCAGCGAGGCCAGCATCGTCGGCGCCGCCGTCGGCATGGCCGTGCGCGGCCTGCGCCCCATCGCGGAAATCCAGTTCGCGGACTACATGGGCCCCGGCTTCGACCAGATCATCTCGCAGGCCGCCAAGATCCGCTACCGCTCTGGCGGGCAGTTCACGGCCCCCATGGTCATCCGCACCCCCTCGGGCGGCGGCGTGAAGGGCGGGCACCACCACAGCCAGAGCCCCGAGAGCTACTACACGCACACCCCGGGCCTGAAGGTCGTCATGCCCAGCACCCCCTACGACGCCAAGGGCCTGCTGAAGGCCGCGCTGCGCGGCGAGGACCCCGTCATCTACTTCGAACCCAAGCGCCTCTACCGCGCCGCGAAGGGCGAGGTGCCCGACCACGACTACGTCGTGAAACTGGGCGAGGCGGCCATCCGCCGCGAGGGCAGCGACCTGAGCCTCATCGGGTACGGCGGCGTGATGCCCGATCTGGAGAAGGCCGCCGACGCCCTGGCCGCCGAGGGCGTCAGCGTGGAGGTCATCGACCTGCGCTCCCTGGTCCCCTGGGACCGCGACCGGGTCCTGACCAGCGTCCAGAAGACCGGCCGGGCCGTCCTCGTCAGCGAGGCGCCGCGCATCAGCAACTTCATGGGTGAGGTCGCGTACGTCATCCAGGAGCAGGCCTTCGATTCCCTGACCGCCCCCGTCGGGCAGGTGGCGGGCTTCGACACGCCGTACCCGTACGTGCAGGACAAGGTGTACCTGCCCGGCGCGAACCGCATCGTGGCCGCCTGCGTCCAGGCGCTCAACTACTGA
- a CDS encoding thiamine pyrophosphate-dependent dehydrogenase E1 component subunit alpha yields MIQPFTPEPIRFVAEDGMPVQPLPERYTPEVLRDLHRLMLQAREFDRKLITLLRQGRTTFYAQSSGMEATQVGLARSIRVGHDWVWPYYRDHTLGLAMGVPMSELISQCLGTNSDSCRGRQMPHHFAAQRQNFVSISSSIASQVPPAAGNAMAQKYLGVDEITVCTFGDGATSEGDWHAGMNMAGAAQAPALFICENNQWAISTSIREQTASETIHIKAKAYGMPGYYVDGNDIIAVMEVCGYAAEQVRSGQGPALVECLTYRVGSHSNADADAEKHYRTREEVDAWLARDPITRLENLLAHLGHPVTAEERAAMIAQTHREVDEQVLAAEATGQPDWRIMFEDVYADLPDHLRQQEAFLRAEQTGGRA; encoded by the coding sequence ATGATTCAACCCTTCACCCCCGAACCCATCCGCTTCGTCGCGGAAGACGGGATGCCGGTGCAGCCCCTCCCGGAGCGCTACACGCCCGAGGTGCTGCGCGACCTGCACCGCCTGATGCTCCAGGCGCGCGAATTCGACCGCAAACTCATCACGCTGCTCCGGCAGGGCCGCACCACCTTCTACGCGCAGTCCAGCGGCATGGAAGCCACCCAGGTGGGCCTCGCCCGCTCCATTCGCGTCGGGCACGACTGGGTCTGGCCGTACTACCGCGACCACACCCTGGGCCTCGCCATGGGCGTCCCCATGTCCGAACTGATCAGCCAGTGCCTGGGCACCAACAGCGACTCCTGCCGGGGCCGCCAGATGCCGCACCATTTCGCCGCGCAGCGCCAGAACTTCGTGTCCATCAGCTCCAGCATCGCGTCGCAGGTGCCGCCCGCCGCCGGGAACGCCATGGCGCAGAAGTACCTCGGCGTGGACGAGATCACGGTGTGCACCTTCGGGGACGGCGCGACCAGCGAGGGCGACTGGCACGCCGGGATGAACATGGCGGGCGCCGCGCAGGCCCCCGCACTGTTCATCTGCGAGAACAACCAGTGGGCGATCAGCACCAGCATCCGCGAGCAGACCGCCAGCGAGACCATCCACATCAAGGCCAAGGCCTACGGCATGCCCGGCTACTACGTGGACGGCAACGACATCATCGCCGTGATGGAAGTCTGCGGATACGCCGCCGAGCAGGTCCGCAGCGGCCAGGGTCCCGCGCTGGTCGAGTGCCTGACCTACCGCGTCGGCTCGCACAGCAACGCGGACGCGGACGCCGAGAAGCACTACCGCACCCGCGAGGAAGTCGACGCGTGGCTGGCCCGCGACCCCATCACCCGCCTAGAGAACCTCCTGGCGCACCTGGGCCACCCCGTCACCGCCGAGGAGCGCGCCGCGATGATCGCGCAGACGCACCGCGAGGTGGACGAACAGGTCCTCGCCGCCGAGGCGACCGGGCAGCCCGACTGGCGCATCATGTTCGAGGACGTGTACGCCGACCTGCCCGACCACCTGCGCCAGCAGGAGGCGTTCCTGCGCGCCGAGCAGACCGGAGGCCGCGCGTGA
- a CDS encoding aminotransferase class V-fold PLP-dependent enzyme, whose amino-acid sequence MNFEQLRADLIGTDTVIRTPFGERRVTYADYVASGRALRSVEERVATLALPLYANTHTEDSATGAHSTHLTHQAAEYVKEQLGGDRTCKLVFCGSGSTAAVRRMQDILGLTVGAHHRAAILAGMPVGERPVVFVGPYEHHSNEISWRETLAEVVEIPLCERGNLDLDALVAALKDPSYAGRPKIGSFSAASNVTGLLTDTRSVARILHAHGAYAFFDFAASGPYVTIDMKPGRPDGYDAVFLSPHKFVGGPGTPGLLCFREDLYRLAVPSTPGGGTVRFVNRERQIYVDDIEAREDAGTPAILGKIRTALAFRVKAEVGAARITEREHELFSRALTRLTANPRVRLLGNLEAPRLAFLSFLTFTADGRQLHPRLVVRLLNDLFGIQARGGCACAGPYGHVLLNVDDQTSERYMQCALNHVDGVKPGWTRLNLAPWATDAEVQFLLDAVEFIAEFGERFVPLYAFDWNSGAWTHPADAAPMDLFGNVRPLTGTGPVPYAAYLQEARALAEGLNLAGEGRVVPPHVPDDLVFFAH is encoded by the coding sequence ATGAACTTCGAGCAGCTGCGTGCCGACCTGATCGGGACCGACACCGTGATCCGCACGCCCTTCGGGGAGCGGCGCGTCACGTACGCCGATTACGTCGCGTCGGGCCGCGCGCTGCGCAGCGTCGAGGAGCGCGTCGCGACCCTGGCGCTGCCGCTGTACGCGAACACCCACACCGAGGACAGCGCGACTGGCGCGCATTCCACGCACCTGACCCATCAGGCGGCCGAGTACGTCAAGGAGCAGCTGGGCGGTGACCGGACGTGCAAGCTGGTGTTCTGCGGTTCCGGCAGCACGGCGGCCGTGCGGCGCATGCAGGACATCCTGGGCCTGACGGTGGGTGCGCACCACCGCGCCGCGATCCTGGCCGGGATGCCGGTGGGGGAGAGGCCGGTCGTGTTCGTCGGCCCGTACGAGCACCACAGCAACGAGATCAGCTGGCGCGAGACGCTGGCCGAGGTCGTGGAGATCCCGCTGTGCGAACGCGGGAACCTCGACCTGGACGCCCTGGTGGCTGCGCTGAAGGACCCCAGCTACGCGGGGCGACCCAAGATCGGGTCGTTCAGCGCCGCGAGCAACGTGACCGGCCTGCTGACCGACACCCGCTCGGTGGCGCGTATCCTGCACGCGCACGGCGCGTACGCGTTCTTCGACTTTGCGGCCAGCGGCCCGTACGTGACCATCGACATGAAACCGGGTCGCCCCGACGGGTATGACGCGGTGTTCCTCAGCCCGCACAAGTTCGTGGGCGGCCCCGGCACGCCGGGCCTGCTGTGCTTCCGCGAGGACCTGTACCGGCTGGCGGTGCCCAGCACGCCGGGGGGCGGCACGGTCCGCTTCGTGAACCGCGAGCGGCAGATCTACGTGGACGACATCGAGGCCCGCGAGGACGCCGGGACGCCCGCGATTCTCGGGAAGATCCGCACGGCGCTGGCGTTCCGCGTGAAGGCGGAAGTGGGGGCCGCTCGGATCACCGAGCGGGAACACGAGCTGTTCAGCCGCGCCCTGACCCGCCTGACCGCCAACCCGCGCGTGCGGCTGCTGGGGAATCTGGAGGCGCCGCGGCTGGCGTTCCTGTCCTTCCTGACCTTCACGGCCGATGGTCGGCAACTGCACCCGCGGCTGGTGGTGCGGCTGCTGAACGACCTGTTCGGGATTCAGGCGCGGGGTGGCTGCGCGTGCGCCGGGCCGTACGGGCACGTGCTGCTGAACGTGGACGACCAGACCAGCGAGCGGTACATGCAGTGCGCGCTGAACCACGTGGACGGCGTGAAGCCCGGCTGGACGAGGTTGAACCTGGCGCCCTGGGCGACGGACGCCGAGGTGCAGTTCCTGCTGGACGCGGTCGAGTTCATTGCAGAGTTTGGGGAGCGCTTCGTGCCGCTGTACGCCTTCGACTGGAATTCGGGCGCGTGGACGCACCCTGCGGACGCCGCGCCGATGGATCTGTTCGGGAACGTGCGGCCACTGACCGGGACGGGTCCGGTGCCTTACGCGGCGTACCTGCAGGAGGCGCGTGCGCTGGCCGAGGGACTGAACCTGGCAGGGGAGGGGAGGGTGGTGCCCCCGCACGTGCCGGACGATCTGGTGTTCTTCGCCCACTGA
- the mnmG gene encoding tRNA uridine-5-carboxymethylaminomethyl(34) synthesis enzyme MnmG, giving the protein MSGWNVLVIGGGHAGLEAAWAAAKFSRVALLIGNPATVGRMPCNPAVGGPGKSQLVFELQALGGLMGRLADETAIHTRTLNASKGPAVQSLRVQNERDAYAERAQDVIFGHPNIDILRGEAADLESDGQGGWLVVTTDGRRLAARSVVVAAGTFMRGVTWYGRQSRAEGRQGEPPARFLSAPLARAGHVLKRYKTGTPPRVRADAVNFAELLEIPADPDPRGFTGTPGPRAAESPTWQTHTTAETHRLINENLHESPMYSGDIEGLGPRYCPSIEDKVVRFAHHDRHLLFVEPDGVQTSEVYLQGFSSSLPPHLQDALVRSLPGFEQAVIQRYAYAVEYDVVDSLELSLNLESKLMPGVFTAGQINGTSGYEEAAAQGLIAGTAAARRALGEQEAFIGRETGYIGVLLDELVFKGSNEPYRMMTSRVEHRLLVRQDNADERMTPIGHALGLVDDAELARVQAKYARVQGGIAALEGQRVQGQTGDAWLRRPEFSLPDVEALGVTLPELSPAEREAVEIRVKYAGYIRRAEVQLRAEDRSRGLSLEGIDFSGIAALSNEAREKLGRAQPRTVEQASRISGVRHADISALLVHLKQRGGDVSRET; this is encoded by the coding sequence ATGAGCGGCTGGAATGTCTTGGTCATAGGTGGTGGGCACGCGGGACTGGAAGCGGCGTGGGCCGCCGCGAAGTTCTCCCGCGTGGCCCTGCTGATCGGGAACCCCGCCACCGTGGGCCGCATGCCCTGCAACCCCGCGGTGGGCGGCCCCGGCAAGAGCCAGCTGGTGTTCGAGTTGCAGGCCCTGGGCGGCCTGATGGGCCGACTGGCCGACGAGACCGCGATCCACACCCGTACCCTGAACGCCAGCAAGGGTCCTGCCGTGCAGTCCCTGCGCGTGCAGAACGAACGCGACGCCTACGCCGAGCGGGCACAGGACGTGATATTCGGGCATCCGAATATCGACATCCTGCGTGGCGAGGCCGCCGATCTGGAAAGTGACGGACAGGGGGGCTGGCTGGTCGTCACGACCGACGGGCGCCGACTGGCGGCGCGCAGCGTCGTGGTCGCGGCGGGGACGTTCATGCGCGGCGTGACGTGGTACGGGCGGCAGTCCCGCGCCGAGGGCCGCCAGGGCGAGCCGCCCGCACGCTTCCTGTCCGCGCCGCTGGCCCGCGCCGGGCACGTCCTGAAGCGCTACAAGACCGGCACGCCGCCGCGCGTGCGGGCCGACGCGGTGAACTTTGCAGAACTGCTGGAGATCCCCGCCGATCCGGACCCGCGCGGCTTCACGGGCACGCCGGGCCCGCGCGCGGCCGAGTCCCCCACCTGGCAGACGCACACGACCGCCGAGACGCACCGCCTGATCAACGAGAACCTGCACGAGTCCCCGATGTACTCCGGGGATATCGAGGGTCTGGGGCCGCGTTACTGCCCCAGCATCGAGGACAAGGTCGTGCGCTTCGCGCATCACGACCGGCACCTGCTGTTCGTGGAGCCGGACGGCGTGCAGACCAGCGAGGTGTACCTGCAGGGCTTCAGCTCGTCGCTGCCGCCGCACCTACAGGACGCGCTGGTGCGCTCATTGCCGGGCTTCGAGCAGGCGGTCATCCAGCGGTACGCGTACGCCGTGGAATACGACGTGGTGGACTCGCTGGAACTGTCCCTGAACCTCGAATCGAAGCTGATGCCGGGCGTGTTCACCGCCGGGCAGATCAACGGCACGAGCGGCTACGAGGAGGCGGCAGCGCAGGGCCTGATCGCCGGGACGGCCGCGGCCCGCCGCGCGCTGGGCGAGCAGGAGGCGTTCATCGGGCGCGAAACCGGGTACATCGGCGTGTTGCTGGACGAACTGGTGTTCAAGGGCAGCAACGAGCCGTACCGCATGATGACCAGCCGCGTGGAGCACCGCCTGCTGGTGCGTCAGGACAACGCCGACGAGCGCATGACGCCCATCGGGCATGCGCTGGGGCTGGTGGACGACGCGGAACTGGCGCGGGTGCAGGCCAAGTACGCGCGGGTGCAAGGCGGTATCGCGGCGCTGGAGGGGCAGCGGGTGCAGGGCCAGACCGGGGACGCGTGGCTGCGCCGCCCGGAGTTCAGCCTGCCGGACGTGGAGGCGCTGGGCGTGACCCTGCCCGAGCTGTCGCCCGCCGAGCGCGAGGCGGTGGAGATCCGCGTGAAGTACGCCGGGTACATCCGCCGGGCCGAGGTGCAGCTGCGGGCCGAGGACCGCTCGCGCGGCCTGAGCCTGGAGGGCATCGATTTCAGTGGGATCGCGGCGCTGTCGAACGAGGCGCGCGAGAAACTGGGCCGCGCCCAACCCCGGACCGTGGAGCAGGCCAGCCGGATTTCCGGCGTGCGGCACGCGGATATCAGCGCGCTGCTGGTGCACCTGAAGCAGCGGGGCGGAGACGTTTCACGGGAAACCTGA
- the rsmG gene encoding 16S rRNA (guanine(527)-N(7))-methyltransferase RsmG → MTPEGQALLGQGAAELGLNVEGQLPQFEQLLDLLVEANSRVNLTALKTESDIVLKHFVDSLSCLRGGHLDGAGLRVLDIGTGAGFPTLPLAIVRPEVAFTPLDSIRKKIDFVRSAAEALNLTGVTPLVGRAETLGRDPEHRERYDRVVCRAVAALPILAELGLPLLKPGGLLVAQKGPISEEELHAGRRAAGEVGGGVTEVDAFTLPVLGDARTLVVIEKVGPTPKKYPRREGVPNAQPLFWTAR, encoded by the coding sequence GTGACGCCCGAGGGCCAGGCACTCCTCGGTCAGGGCGCGGCAGAACTCGGCCTGAACGTCGAGGGGCAGCTGCCGCAGTTCGAACAGTTGCTGGACCTGCTGGTCGAGGCGAACAGCCGCGTGAACCTCACGGCGCTGAAGACGGAATCGGACATCGTCCTGAAGCATTTCGTGGATTCCCTGAGCTGCCTGCGCGGTGGGCATCTGGACGGCGCGGGCCTGCGGGTGCTGGACATTGGGACCGGGGCGGGCTTCCCGACGCTGCCGCTGGCGATCGTGCGCCCGGAGGTGGCCTTCACGCCGCTCGACTCCATCCGCAAGAAGATCGACTTCGTGCGCTCGGCGGCCGAGGCGCTGAACCTGACAGGTGTGACGCCGCTGGTGGGCCGCGCCGAGACGCTGGGCCGCGACCCGGAACACCGCGAACGCTACGACCGGGTGGTGTGCCGCGCGGTGGCGGCCCTGCCGATCCTGGCGGAACTGGGCCTGCCGCTGCTGAAGCCCGGCGGGCTGCTCGTGGCGCAGAAGGGGCCGATCAGCGAGGAGGAACTGCACGCCGGTCGCCGCGCGGCGGGCGAGGTCGGGGGCGGCGTGACCGAGGTGGACGCCTTCACCCTGCCGGTGCTGGGCGACGCGCGCACCCTGGTCGTGATCGAGAAGGTCGGACCCACCCCGAAGAAGTACCCCCGGCGCGAGGGCGTACCGAACGCGCAGCCGCTATTCTGGACGGCACGGTGA